The following is a genomic window from Deinococcus sp. LM3.
CGCCAGCTCGGTGGGTGATCCGCCGAACACCTTCTCGTAGGCGCTGAGGGACCGGACGACCGTGTCCAGGCGCGGGTGGCTGTTCAGGGCGGCGTTCGCCTCGTGCGCCATGCCCTTGCGGGCGTCGAAGCGGTTCAGGACGATCGCGTAGTTGAAGCGCGGGAGCGCGGCCTCCAGGTCGGCCAGCAGTTCCAGCGTGGTCGCCAGCCGGTCGATGTCCATCCCGGTCGGCAGGACCGGCACGAGCACCACGTCCGCGACCGTCGCCGCACTCTTGAGCACCTCGCGGTTGTTCGGGGGCGTGTCGATCACCACCGTCTGCCCCGCCTGCGCCAGCTGCCGCGCCTGCCGCATCAGGCTGTTGCGGTCGGCGGCCTGCACCCGGAACGGCAGCGTGACCCCCTCGGCCTGTGCGTGCTGCTGCCAGCGCAGCGCACTGACCTCCTCGTCGGCGTCCAGCACGACCACCGACTCGCCGGTCTGCGCGATGGCCGCCGCGAGGTGCATGGTCAGCGTCGTCTTGCCCACCCCGCCCTTGAGCGAGGTCAGCGCGATGATGCGCGGCCGCGCCGACAGCTGCGCCGGGACGCCCGGCACGATGGTCGCCATCGGCTGCCCATGCCGGGTCACGGTGACCGGCTGACCCGTCTCGCTGACCTCACGCAGCACCTCCGGCAGTTCCTCCCGCAGGGACCGCACACCCACCCGTTTCGACGTCATGCCTGAAGTGTACACATGTGTACACACCTGCTCAACCGGGCCCGCACGCCCGCAGGCGCGCTACGCTACGCCCCGTGCGCATTCTGGAACTGGATACCTGGCCCCGCCGTCATCACTTCAACCTGTTCAGGACCTACACCCAGCCGGACTTCAACGTGACCGCCCCGGTCGACGTGACGGCCTTCCACGCCCACGTCCGGGAGCGCGGCGCGCCTTTCATGGTCGCCACCACCTACGTCCTGGCGCGCGCCGCGAACGAGTTCCAGCCGTTCCGCTGGCGCATCCGTGGCGAGCAGGTGGTCGAGCACGACGTCGTGCATCCCTCCGTCACCGCCGCCGAGGAACACGACGACCTGTTCCGCTTCTGCGCCCTGCCGTACAGCCCGCACGCCCCCACCTTCCTGAGCGGCGCGGCCGACGCCCTGCGCGCCAGCCGCGAACAGCCGCACGTCAGCGTCACGCCCGGCCAGGACGAACTGCTGTACCTGTCCAGCCTGCCCTGGCTGGCCTTCACCGGCATCACCCACGCGCAGTCCCTGACGCCGCCGGACTCCATTCCGCGCCTCACGACCGGGCGCTTCACGCCGCAGAACGGGCGGCTGACCATGCCGCTGTCCGTGCAGGTGCACCACGCCCTGATGGACGGCCGCCACGTCGCCGAGTACTTCGGCCGGGTGCAGACCCTCCTCGACGACCCTGGCCTGCTCGGTCCCGACCCGGCCTGATACGGACTCCGATTGAATGGGCTGCAAAGCCCGCTGGGTCCGAGCGATGCGAGTGGGAGCAACACGGGTTCCGGACGTGAAGCTGACAAGCCGGTGAAGTCCCGGATTGTCGGCGAAACAAACGGCAGTCCGTATGACGCCGGGAGAACCGTTCAGCCGGGATCGCGTTCGCCCGGCGGGAGCGCGGGCAGGGTCCAGCTGAACGTGCTGCCTTCGCCCACGGTGGACTGCACGGTCAGGTCGCCGCCCAGGGCGCGGGCCAGTCCGCGCGCCACGGTCAGGCCCACGCCGCTGCCCTCGCCGCGCGTGCGGGCCGCGTCGGCCCGGAAGAACCGCTCGAACACGCGCTCCAGGTGATCCGGGGCGATCCCGGACCCCGTGTCCTGCACCGTGATCTGTACCCGGCCCGCGTGGGCGTGCGCGGTGACCTGCACTCGGCCGCCCTGCGGCGTGTGCCGCAGGGCGTTGCCCAGCAGGTTGCCGAGGATCTGCGCGGCGCGTTCCGGGTCCGTCCAGACTGGGATGGGGGAGGAGAGCGGCCCGACCCGCAGCGTCACGCCCCGCTCCTCGAAGGGCAGGGCGAAGCGCTGCTGCGCGTGCTCCAGCAGGGTCCGCGCGTCCGTTACCTGTGGCCGCAGGTCCACCTGCCCGGCCTCCACGCGGCTGACCAGACTCAGGTCGCGCGCCAGGCGTTCCAGGCTGCCCAGCTCCCGGTGGACGGCACCCATAGCATCCTGGCTGTCCATCAGGCCGTCCTGCGCGGCTTCCACGTAGCCGCGCACGGCGGATACGGGCGCGCGCAGCTCGTGGGCGACGTTCCCGATCAGTTCCACGCGGCCCTGCTCGACCTGCGCCAGCGTGCCGGCCATGACGTTGAAACTGTGCGCCAGTTCCGCCAGTTCGTCCTGTCCGCCTTCCGGCAGTTGCC
Proteins encoded in this region:
- a CDS encoding type II toxin-antitoxin system prevent-host-death family antitoxin, which codes for MTSKRVGVRSLREELPEVLREVSETGQPVTVTRHGQPMATIVPGVPAQLSARPRIIALTSLKGGVGKTTLTMHLAAAIAQTGESVVVLDADEEVSALRWQQHAQAEGVTLPFRVQAADRNSLMRQARQLAQAGQTVVIDTPPNNREVLKSAATVADVVLVPVLPTGMDIDRLATTLELLADLEAALPRFNYAIVLNRFDARKGMAHEANAALNSHPRLDTVVRSLSAYEKVFGGSPTELAQFREIWDEILGAMGGPA
- a CDS encoding chloramphenicol acetyltransferase, whose protein sequence is MRILELDTWPRRHHFNLFRTYTQPDFNVTAPVDVTAFHAHVRERGAPFMVATTYVLARAANEFQPFRWRIRGEQVVEHDVVHPSVTAAEEHDDLFRFCALPYSPHAPTFLSGAADALRASREQPHVSVTPGQDELLYLSSLPWLAFTGITHAQSLTPPDSIPRLTTGRFTPQNGRLTMPLSVQVHHALMDGRHVAEYFGRVQTLLDDPGLLGPDPA
- a CDS encoding HAMP domain-containing sensor histidine kinase produces the protein MRLFPRLLLSHLAVITAMGAVLVLTAELAAHPFIQRHVDEMVRQMGGAGAGMRDDLSHGMRETLTRALLTALPLALLVATATAWIAARRVTDSVRTLQAGSAALASGDYGRQLPEGGQDELAELAHSFNVMAGTLAQVEQGRVELIGNVAHELRAPVSAVRGYVEAAQDGLMDSQDAMGAVHRELGSLERLARDLSLVSRVEAGQVDLRPQVTDARTLLEHAQQRFALPFEERGVTLRVGPLSSPIPVWTDPERAAQILGNLLGNALRHTPQGGRVQVTAHAHAGRVQITVQDTGSGIAPDHLERVFERFFRADAARTRGEGSGVGLTVARGLARALGGDLTVQSTVGEGSTFSWTLPALPPGERDPG